The following coding sequences lie in one Rutidosis leptorrhynchoides isolate AG116_Rl617_1_P2 chromosome 6, CSIRO_AGI_Rlap_v1, whole genome shotgun sequence genomic window:
- the LOC139852452 gene encoding LOW QUALITY PROTEIN: glutathione S-transferase T1-like (The sequence of the model RefSeq protein was modified relative to this genomic sequence to represent the inferred CDS: deleted 1 base in 1 codon; substituted 1 base at 1 genomic stop codon), whose protein sequence is MTTLKIYCDRMSQPSRAILIFCKMNGIEFEEITVKILEDEQHAPEYKEINPMSQVPAIVHGEFKLFESHAILIYLCSAFPEVASHWYPSDIYERAKVHSVLDWHHSNLHRGSVGVLINTVFLPLRGLPLNPQATEEAEKTLVKSLSIIEDFWLKDGKFLVGRSEPSLADLCLVSEXIMELQLLSEKNHERIFCPFKKVSQWIEDIKSATAPHWDEVHKVLFQAKKLFQGQVENLDKTN, encoded by the exons atgacaaCGCTGAAAATATATTGTGATCGAATGTCCCAACCATCTCGTGCCATTCTCATCTTCTGCAA GATGAATGGGATAGAGTTTGAGGAAATCACGGTAAAAATCTTGGAAGATGAACAACATGCCCCTGAATATAAAG AAATAAATCCCATGTCTCAAGTTCCAGCAATAGTCCATGGAGAGTTTAAGCTGTTTGAGAG CCACGCCATTCTTATCTACTTATGTAGTGCGTTTCCGGAAGTGGCTAGTCACTG GTATCCGAGTGATATATATGAAAGAGCTAAGGTTCACTCAGTTCTAGACTGGCATCATTCTAATCTGCACCGTGGGTCAG TTGGAGTTCTTATAAACACGGTGTTTTTACCATTGAGAGGCCTCCCTCTAAACCCTCAAGCAACTGAAGAAGCTGAGAAAACACTTGTGAAATCGTTGTCTATAATTGAAGATTTTTGGCTAAAAGATGGAAAGTTTTTGGTTGGAAGATCGGAACCATCATTAGCAGATCTCTGCTTAGTAAGTGAG TAAATCATGGAACTTCAG CTTCTGAGTGAGAAGAATCACGAGCGGATATTTTGCCCTTTCAAGAAAGTGTCTCAGTGGATCGAAGATATAAAGAGTGCAACTGCACCTCATTGGGATGAAGTTCACAAGGTTCTGTTTCAAGCCAAGAAATTATTCCAGGGACAGGTGGAGAATTTGGACAAAACAAACTGA
- the LOC139853377 gene encoding tubulin beta-1 chain-like, translated as MREILHIQGGQCGNQIGAKFWEVVCAEHGIDSTGRYSGDQDLQLERVNVYYNEASCGRFVPRAILMDLEPGTMDSVRSGPYGQIFRPDNFVFGQSGAGNNWAKGHYTEGAELIDSVLDVVRKEAENCDCLQGFQVCHSLGGGTGSGMGTLLISKIREEYPDRMMLTFSVFPSPKVSDTVVEPYNATLSVHQLVENADECMVLDNEALYDICFRTLKLTTPSFGDLNHLISATMSGVTCCLRFPGQLNSDLRKLAVNLIPFPRLHFFMVGFAPLTSRGSQLYRALTVPELTQQMWDAKNMMCAADPRHGRYLTASAMFRGKMSTKEVDEQMINVQNKNSSYFVEWIPNNVKSTVCDIPPTGLKMASTFIGNSTSIQEMFRRVSEQFTAMFRRKAFLHWYTGEGMDEMEFTEAESNMNDLVSEYQQYQDATADEEGEYEEDEVYEEEA; from the exons ATGAGAGAAATCCTTCACATTCAAGGCGGCCAATGCGGCAACCAGATCGGAGCCAAGTTCTGGGAGGTCGTTTGCGCCGAGCACGGTATCGATTCCACTGGCCGTTACTCTGGCGACCAGGATCTACAACTTGAGCGCGTGAATGTGTACTACAATGAAGCTAGTTGTGGTAGGTTTGTTCCACGCGCCATTCTCATGGACCTTGAGCCAGGTACTATGGACAGTGTCCGATCTGGACCGTACGGCCAGATCTTCAGACCTGATAACTTTGTGTTTGGGCAGTCCGGTGCCGGAAATAATTGGGCGAAAGGTCATTATACTGAAGGAGCGGAGTTGATTGATTCTGTTCTTGATGTTGTTCGTAAGGAAGCTGAGAATTGTGACTGTCTTcaag GGTTTCAGGTATGCCATTCATTAGGAGGAGGAACAGGGTCTGGAATGGGGACTTTGTTGATCTCCAAGATAAGGGAGGAGTATCCGGACCGAATGATGCTTACATTCTCAGTTTTTCCATCGCCTAAGGTCTCAGATACAGTTGTTGAACCGTACAATGCAACTTTATCTGTTCATCAGCttgttgaaaatgctgatgaatgCATGGTTCTTGATAATGAGGCTCTTTATGATATCTGTTTTCGTACTCTCAAACTCACTACTCCCAGCT TTGGAGATCTGAATCACTTAATCTCTGCTACCATGAGTGGTGTCACTTGCTGCCTTCGCTTCCCGGGTCAACTAAACTCGGATCTTCGCAAGCTTGCAGTTAACTTGATCCCATTCCCTCGACTCCACTTCTTCATGGTTGGCTTTGCACCCTTGACATCTCGTGGGTCCCAACTGTACAGAGCCTTAACTGTACCAGAGCTCACTCAACAAATGTGGGACGCCAAAAACATGATGTGTGCCGCCGATCCCCGCCATGGCCGCTACCTCACCGCATCAGCAATGTTCCGTGGTAAGATGAGTACAAAGGAGGTTGATGAGCAGATGATTAATGTACAAAACAAGAACTCGTCTTACTTTGTTGAGTGGATTCCAAACAATGTGAAGTCAACTGTGTGTGACATTCCTCCAACGGGTCTGAAAATGGCGTCCACTTTTATTGGAAACTCGACTTCGATTCAGGAAATGTTTAGGCGAGTGAGTGAGCAATTCACGGCTATGTTTAGAAGGAAGGCTTTTTTGCATTGGTATACGGGGGAAGGAATGGACGAAATGGAGTTTACTGAAGCCGAAAGTAACATGAATGATCTTGTTTCTGAGTATCAACAATACCAAGATGCGACTGCTGATGAGGAAGGTGAGTATGAGGAAGATGAAGTGTATGAGGAAGAAGCTTAA